In Rhodopirellula bahusiensis, the DNA window CGTCGATTTGGTGGATATAGAAATCGCTGAAGCAACCACCGCTGGCCCACAGGAAGCTGTGAAAATTCTTGATCTGCCACAGCGTTTCTGGCATGTCGTCCAAGCGACGTTTCGTGAACGCTGACGCGATCGGGCCGTGCATCCGGTAAGCACGCATCATGATGATGTCGCCGATCTGGCCGTCTTGAATGCGCTTGAACAACTCTTGTCGCCCGCGGCAGTGACGAACCATCAAACCTACGCCGCACTTCAGATTCTTCGCGTCGGCCTTGGCGGAAAGTTCCAGCATCCGTTTGGACGAAGGCCCGTCGGCCGTCAGCGGTTTCTCCATGAACACGTTCAACCCTTTGTCGATCGCGTATTGGAAGTGCACCCATCGAAAAGCCAGCGGAGTCGCCAGGATCACAATGTCGCCCGGTTCGAGCGTATCCATCGCATGCTTGTAAGCATCAAAGCCAACGAACTGCCGTTCCTCCGGCACGTCCACTTTCTCCGGCGCATCGATGTGTTCATTCGAGAGAGCCTTCACGCTGCGAGCCACGTTCTCTGGAAACACATCCGCCACCGCGACCACTTTCAGCTTCGCGTTGTCCACATGCAACGCATCATTCGCAGCCCCCGTCCCACGACCACCCGCCCCAACCAAAGCAACTTGAATCACATCCGGAGTCTCCTGCCCATGCACTGCGCGAGCATTGAGTGTTGCTCCCGCCGCAACACCTCCAGCCAAAGCTGCTGATTTCAGAAAGCCGCGGCGAGCCAACGCATCCCCATCGTTAGCGGAACGGTGCAAGCCGTCCGGTGCCGAGCAGTCGGACTTCACATCCTGGCATTCAGATCCATCAACAGCATTCACATCACGATTCATCAGGTCAGCTCCAAGGGTGGGATGTTAGGGAGGGAGTCCCGGAAAGTTTTTCCGGGGCCACGCATTCTATCTGAACCCAAGCCGACTTGTGTCTCGCGCCCCTCGTCCCACAAGCATTCGCTTGATGCAAATTCACATCCGCCGCGTCAGCAAGGCCGCAGCATCGACCCATCCCAACCCGCCGCGTCAGCAAGGTCACTCACCCGTAGCCGCATCCGCCAGAATTCGGACTCCACTAGGTCGTTCGTTGTTCGTCACAACCCGCTGCGTTAGCAAGGCCGATCGCAGTGATTGCTCGCCACAGAGGACACCGAGTTCAAAGAGGTTTTTGTTGAGGCGATGTGAATCCACTGACAATCTGAGAGCCACCTCTGTGCTCTCAGTGATCTCTGTGGCGACATCCTTTCGTTCAGCTCTCATCCCAACCCGCTGCGTCAGCAAGGCCCCTGCAACATCCCGCGTAGCCTCACTGACGTTTCGGGTTATGACTGGCAGTGAGTCTCACGTACGCCCCCTCAAGCTGTCCCAACCCGCCGCGTCAGCAAGGTCACTCACCCGTAGCCGGAATCGCCAGAATTCGGACTCCACTAGGTCGTTCGTTGTTCGTCACAACCCGCTGCGTTAGCAAGGCCGATCGCAGTGATTGCTCGCCACAGAGGACACCGAGTTCAAAGAGGTTTTTGTTGAGGCGATGTGAATCCACTGAAATCTGAGAGCCACCTCTGTGCTCTCAGTGATCTCTGTGGCGACATCCTTCCATTCAGCTCTCATCCCAACCCGCCGCGTTAGCAAGGTCACTGCAACATCCCGCGTAGCCTCACTGACGTTTCGGGTTATGACTGGCAGTGAGTCTCACGTACGCCCCCTCAAGACGTCCTAACCCGCCGCGTCAGCAAGGCCAATTCACCCGTAGCCCGATTCACCAGAATTCGGACCTCATGCTGCGATCAATGCACGACAGGCGCACCCCGAGAGCAGCGTTCTCAATGGCGTGCAAGCCCCCATTGTCAAACGGTAGTTGGCAAGGTTTTCGATCGCCATCCTCCATCGCTGAGACGTCTGAGTCAACGCCTGGCTTCGTTCGGACGCGAAGTCGTACTGCCCTGTCTGGCTGGCCCTTTGGTGAAGTCGCAAGGGCCGGTTCTTCCGGTGGATACAGCCTAAATGGGGATGGTCGATTTCATTCTTGGGAGGTCCCCCGGATATGAAGGAAATGTCTTCTCAGGAGATAGGCTTGATGGTGGCGCTTGGTATCACGAAGTTGAGGTGCCCAGATCACCGTAGGGAACGAATTGTCACCGGTCCGCCTGGGTGGTTTGTGTCTTAGTGGACGCTCGGTGAATGGACGTCTGTACGCTCGACCGCCGGATTTGTACCCAGCAAAAATAATTTTTTTCAGCTTGTTCGGACGCGATTTCCCCAGAAAACGTTTTGTATCGAGGCTTTCTCAATGATTGTGATCCAGTGCGACATTGCTGAAAGCCGGAACTTTTTCCCATGAGAGGGGGGTTCTTCAAGTTTTAATCGATCGAATGCTTGTTTCCCCTAAAACCC includes these proteins:
- a CDS encoding Gfo/Idh/MocA family protein; amino-acid sequence: MNRDVNAVDGSECQDVKSDCSAPDGLHRSANDGDALARRGFLKSAALAGGVAAGATLNARAVHGQETPDVIQVALVGAGGRGTGAANDALHVDNAKLKVVAVADVFPENVARSVKALSNEHIDAPEKVDVPEERQFVGFDAYKHAMDTLEPGDIVILATPLAFRWVHFQYAIDKGLNVFMEKPLTADGPSSKRMLELSAKADAKNLKCGVGLMVRHCRGRQELFKRIQDGQIGDIIMMRAYRMHGPIASAFTKRRLDDMPETLWQIKNFHSFLWASGGCFSDFYIHQIDETSWMKNAWPVKAQALGGRHYRGDWIDQNFDTYAVEYTYPDGSKLFFDGRCMKGCRNDMSSTVHGSKGSAIVSTSGHTPGKVRIFEGQNQSRRKVAWAHPQPEKNPYRLEWTDLVDAIIHNKPYNEVPRGVQASLVTSMGRMAAHTGQEITLDQMTNCPHEFAPGVAELTVDGPAPVIANADGSYPVPQPGILKEVEYELFDV